The following proteins come from a genomic window of Musa acuminata AAA Group cultivar baxijiao chromosome BXJ1-7, Cavendish_Baxijiao_AAA, whole genome shotgun sequence:
- the LOC103991491 gene encoding uncharacterized protein LOC103991491, which yields MALEWVVLGYTAGAEAIMLLFLTLPGLGGLRRGLLTVVRGALKPLLSVVPFCLFLLADIYWKYEMRPTCEQEHACTPSEHLRYEKSIMKSQRNAILIASALLLYWLLFSVTSLLGRIDQQNQRIENLKRSE from the coding sequence ATGGCGTTGGAGTGGGTGGTGCTGGGCTACACGGCCGGGGCTGAGGCGATCATGCTGCTCTTCCTCACCCTCCCGGGCCTCGGCGGCCTCCGGCGGGGCCTCCTCACCGTCGTACGGGGCGCCCTGAAGCCGCTCCTTTCCGTGGTGCCCTTCTGCCTCTTCCTCCTCGCCGACATCTACTGGAAGTATGAGATGAGGCCGACTTGCGAGCAGGAACACGCCTGCACCCCCTCCGAGCACCTCAGGTACGAGAAGTCGATCATGAAGAGCCAGCGCAACGCCATCCTCATTGCCTCTGCCCTCCTCCTCTACTGGCTCCTCTTCTCCGTCACCAGCCTCCTCGGCCGCATTGACCAGCAAAACCAGCGCATCGAAAATCTCAAACGCTCTGAATAA